The region catcagttcctcaaacaacatggccctctccgccatccacatgcagacgataaattcttatctcagagcagcccaaataccttagaccattccagatctcaaatccttaaatgggtcgccatcaattccggatacatccgccagtaaaaattcccgaaatgaattatccaattcaccaaacccattgatttacactgttgttacccccaacagtccaaacccaACTTATatgcccaccagtctccacagttcaaatcatgtcttcaaaatctcttctaaccattcatcatctaggtccttcccaacccattaagccagtacctcagcccgagtaccaattccaggcatctctctgcctcaacatataacacaaccctctaattaggatctctcatcctcttaaccaagggtggaattaactctgcccctctattgataaattccttgtcagtccgaactctcctcaaaatctgaggataacaccctttaagcctttcatttaatacacttttctgtccataccctcacagtaagccaacactggtaaccttactgttgaaacatctaaatcagctatttccccagagaaaatccgctgttcttctatcccatctcaactaacaaactccacaggttactcacacactagtgaccctttgctgctTCTTTcaggataactggagatctcaactccaacttatatctagaaacgccctactaccttagggccgttaccaagtgagttttaagacaaaacaatgtgcaatgaactcgctaaccgaggttttgaaacaaaagtgtgactaattaaaagttaaggctgtaatcttagaaaaatgcgttgtttcaataaaacttctagtattaaacatttgggatcccaaaataaggtttgaaaactatttacatcttaaaataagtttacaattgatcagttataaaaatcatagattattacagccattttcaaataaacccccaaccaaagcagtcgggcaggccaaacatgtacgcgtcgcttcacgctctccgtactcatggttggttgactcagtctttgcccttacctgcaacatggagcacccgtgagccgaagcccagcaagaaaactcatgcagaacataacatatgcaaatatacagttaatcatatcagatagtccacagataaacgagtcagccattagactaagcaaacacggccatgccgccccagaagccttaccgaagcctggggtatcggttcacaccgtaaggataacacatgtatccaccgggccctgcccctgactatagcatcccatgtgctaagtgttacttccggccccgctgccgcacccggcctacgccgctctcggcccttgccgttcattttattataatcacacatatagtataacacaacaacattcgaacgaataataattcatttaattctgcatcctaacatgtcatgcaatatagggccatgcccgaaaatcatctcatcatgcaacatgcaatacagggtcgtgccccgcaatcacactatgggcccatgccctatcctacaggtgttatagttttcttacctttccaatcaatagcttagatcacctgactccttgagcacgatcccactcgagccttagcgcacacctaggcacaaacataggtcaaagtcaacaccgaaccccaagtccgaatacctagcctcgggaccaatcccgagcccccgggaagtcctaaatccccaaaacaatgtggcggaatcgagccccgaaccctaggtcaaaatccctcatcaaaactcaaaaaattcacctctgtgaacagtgcagcgctacagcgctctaaagagggcgctgtagcgctacaagcagaatgcacccccccagaacaggggctagcgctacagtgcccactgactagcgctgtagcgctagttgcagcccagaaaacccaaaatcgcatttctacgatttcttccaaccaatctcaacccaaacttccccaaatctttaccaaacacaaaatcaagcttatgaacactctccattcatcccaagcatcccaaatcctcaaatcccaagaacacttatcccaaatctcaaaatctaccatgatcaaccctaactcagaaattcagtcaacaacaaagttaaaggcttagaattcttaccattgatgcaaatttcgaccttgattcaaccctagacctccttatcttgttcatcatcaaagcttgctcagaaattccctaaaattcccataaactcagctcaaaacacagctcaaaccatcaaaaacctTAAAAccgaaatctctaaaacttacctcaaaagttgatgtgttcttgccaaatcttcaagtctaacccaagatccttgatgctcagcctaccattgctctccactaagctttgctccaagaaaaatggagcgaaattgtgcaaaaatgcacaaaccgacccttgtgaaaacccctctgttttccctcttttctttctttcctttttctttcttttctttctttctctccacagccaacactctctaaaAATCCccctaagtgtaaagcctcataaataaatctctaaaagccaaatgaccaaaattcccttcctattaattctaaacccttttatcCATGTatggccattttagtcattttacccaattcccgctaatcctcaagtgtctctagtattttcccgttgctttccaacacctgataaatcaccaaattataatcctcgatatcaaaataaacctcaatctattctctgaattcctgttcatacccccaggctcgccccgagccgggtataaattcccgtcatgactttccgctagcctgctcactgggatcgcctcgagtcacaaattactgatacacccacataccactgtggtctcaacaatcatcacatatcaatacagttatgcccaacatggccaaaattacaattatgcccttctaacatgatccaggcctacatgcatactaatatacatagtcatgcatctcagataaaaaaatagtcatataacatgctttaaatcataaccatgcatttaattcataaaaatcacacataaatcccatcatgccctcctggcacgctaatcaaggcccttaagccttaatagctaatttgggtcgttacagtgctgGCACGGGACGGCTGCATACGCACggtgggcagcctcgcatagcgaggccctaggaGTCTCGGCAGGTGCGTGCACACGATGGGCAGCCTCACATAGCAAGGCCCTAGGGGTCTCGGCAGGCGCGCGCACACgatgggcagcctcgcatagcgaggccctagggATCTCGGCAGGCGCGCGCACACgatgggcagcctcgcatagcgaggccctagggATCTCGGCAGACGCGTGCACACgatgggcagcctcgcatagcgaggcacttgGGTCCTTGGCAGACGCGTGCGCATGGttggcagcctcgcatagtgaggcacTTGGGTCCTTGGCAGACGCGCGCGCATggtgggcagcctcgcatagtgaggcacTTATGTCTTTCTGGGAACTTcgctaaggcctcctatgagacatgggtctcgtGTGGGGCAAGACTTCAGGTCGCTTGGTTTgcccgaggctaatgagggtaaccctCACTTTTTCTCTTGAGAGTTGATTATGgctctggtcaatttttggcattcacaataacttaaattaataataattgaattttaaaaatatatatatatgtacttaaataaataataataatttaagttTATTTAAGTTAAAATCAAATAGTaaataatgataaattatttctcatcatttatttatttatttttattttattattatttctttaagcttatatgtttttaaaaaaaaattaactatagACAAAATATATAAGTAGGGGTAAAATGCTCTTTCAATAAATAATTTTGACTGAAAACTAAGTTTAGGGTACCCTTTTGGTAGGAACAACAAAATAGAGGATACCATTTTATATTTATTAGGAATGCATATTTGGTATTTTGTATAAACCCAAGGGACTAAAATTGTATGTAATGTTTGAAAAAATTCTTCACTGACGTAGAGATGTCATCACTTATGTCTACTTATCCTCTTAATTTTAGACTTTAATAGGGCTCTTCTTTGCTTTCTCATGCGCACAATAAAGTGTAAATTCTTGCTTGATATGTTTATAAGAAAACGGGAATAAAGTTTTTTAAAAATTGGTGACATGAATAATAAGGAAggttgaaaatataaatatattacttATTTTGGCTCTACTTTCACTGCCACGACCTAGCTAACAATTCATAAGTAGAACTTGTTGAAACATATTGAGCTTGAGTGATATAAACATTTTTCAAGCATAAACCAAAACTTAATAAAATGTTGTGTCTCTTAAATGGGCAACTAATGATTCCAAATCCTTAGTAGAACTGCCACCTTCCCTAGTGGCTTGAATTGCCCCTTCACGTAATTCTTCAACTCGTTATCTTTCGACTTGATTCTCACCAACTGATTCTACAAAAGCTCGAGCCAACTTGGTCAAATCAGGAACAGTTTGATTTCCTTCACAAGTACTCTTTCCCACCTCCAAGTGGTCCACCAACAAAGTAGCATTGACATACTGGTCAGCCTGCATGGGCCACCCTAGCATCGGTACTCCCGCTACAATGGCTTCCAAGATCGAGTTCCACCCGCAATGAGTCAAGAACGCACCCACAGCCCGATGTCGTAGAATCATCACTTGTGGCGCCCACCCTCTAATCACCAAACCCCTTTTAGCCACACGATCTTCAAACCCAATTGGAACCTTCCCATAATCACCCTCCACGTGTGATCGTGTTGGCTGCTTAACTGACCATACGAAATGGACCCCACTTCTCTCCAAACCCTTCGCCAGCTCCTCCATTTGATCATTGCGCAAAACAACTTGACTACCAAAGCACACATACACAACCTTACGATCACCGCACTTATCTAGCCACGACAGGATGTGGTTTGCCGAGACGGTGCTAGGGCCACCTCTCTCGGTGGGCCCAGCTGGATCTTCAGATTGAAGCCGTACAGGCCCAACGGCCCAAACACGATCATGGCCTAAATCTTTCTTCAGGTGGTCAATATAAACGGCTTCCAACTCGTTGAATGAGTTAACGATTAGTCCCCAGCTCGCCCGATTACCAAGGAACGTATGCCTGACAATTTCTGAATCCGGGTCTCCCTCGAGGTAGGATCGGTACAGAGAAGACAACTTCCACCAAGGGTATTTCGGACAATTCGGAATTTCGGGAAACGAAAGGACCTCATTTAGACCGTCGGGTTCGGGGTCCCGCCGCTTGGGCATATCGTGCCACAACGATTGGATGACGGCCAAGGCATAAGTGCCGGATGGGGAGAACGTTATCCGTCGGATACCCAGGTCGACGGAGAGGTTGTAGGTCCAGCCCAAGAACATGTCAGAGATGATGGCGGTAGGTGGCGATGGGTGGTCCCGGAACCACTGTGTCAGTGGTTCTCGAAGCCCAGCCATAGCGGGAATCATGAAACGAAATGAGCCAGGAGCCATGTCCTTGACATTCTCAACGCCATCAGGAATAGAGGGATGAGATGGGAAAGACAGGAGTAGAGTGCGGATGGAAGGGTGAGCGGAGAGGAGGGGGTATAAGAGAGAGAGGTTTTTTGGGGTTACAAGAATGGTAAGGGTTAGGTCTCGTGTTTGGGAAGCGATCTGGTGTGTGAAGTCAAGGAGTGGTATCATGTGTCCTTGGGCTGGGAATGGGAATACCAATATATGTGTGGCTCCGGCGGTGGCGCTTCCAGTCATGGTGGCTGAAAGAGAAGAATTCTGTGAATAATAGCTATCAAACCAATATATATGATTATTATGCGTGATGGCCTGGCGATAGTGGTACCACTTATATTAGTTGCGTAACCAATGACGCTTTCCATCATGTATTcactaaatttatatttttattattttttgcttaaattttgaaaaaatgaaaATTATTTAACCAGTCCCAAAAAGAAAGAGAAACATAGGACCCGCTACAGCTGTAAAATCGCACAAATAAATACGACAAGTGATGAAAGAAACTATTCAGTTAAAAGATAAAAATATCGCTGGCAATAGTTGGAGTTTGGagcataataatattttttttaaggaaaaagaaaaCACGATATTGGTGAGAGATGGTAGGTGCAATGACACGAGTTATATTTCCAGGATTGTATGGTCAAAATTACAACTAACCCCTTAAATACACTTTTATTCACTTAACCACTTAAACAAACTTTTACTTATTATATTTCCACTTCAATAATATGTATAATCACCTTTatgcttaaaaaaaatataatttatttattttttaaaatttactcGTAACACTttatctctctttttttttacatttcttaatttatttttatgttaatttcaataattatttaatttgttttcataattttctaaaaaataatctataat is a window of Humulus lupulus chromosome 4, drHumLupu1.1, whole genome shotgun sequence DNA encoding:
- the LOC133830778 gene encoding UDP-glycosyltransferase 89B2-like, coding for MTGSATAGATHILVFPFPAQGHMIPLLDFTHQIASQTRDLTLTILVTPKNLSLLYPLLSAHPSIRTLLLSFPSHPSIPDGVENVKDMAPGSFRFMIPAMAGLREPLTQWFRDHPSPPTAIISDMFLGWTYNLSVDLGIRRITFSPSGTYALAVIQSLWHDMPKRRDPEPDGLNEVLSFPEIPNCPKYPWWKLSSLYRSYLEGDPDSEIVRHTFLGNRASWGLIVNSFNELEAVYIDHLKKDLGHDRVWAVGPVRLQSEDPAGPTERGGPSTVSANHILSWLDKCGDRKVVYVCFGSQVVLRNDQMEELAKGLERSGVHFVWSVKQPTRSHVEGDYGKVPIGFEDRVAKRGLVIRGWAPQVMILRHRAVGAFLTHCGWNSILEAIVAGVPMLGWPMQADQYVNATLLVDHLEVGKSTCEGNQTVPDLTKLARAFVESVGENQVER